CTAAAAATCCTACATCACCTACTGTTAACTCGTCACGTTGCGTTGTTTTCGGTGTAAATACACCTACTTCTGTTACTTCAAATTCTTTTCCAGTTGCCATCATACGTACTTTATCGCCAACTTTTACCGTCCCATTTACAACTCGGATATATGCAATTACACCGCGGTACGGATCATATAAAGAGTCGAAGATCATACATTGTAACGGCTCTTCTGAATCACCTGTTGGAGCTGGTACTTTTTCAACGATTTGTTCTAAAATATCTTCAATACCAATGCCAGCTTTCGCTGAGGCAAGTACAGCTTCCGATGCATCTAAACCAATTACATCTTCTACCTCTTGACGCACACGCTCTGGGTCTGCACTTGGTAAATCGATTTTATTAATAACCGGTAAAATTTCCAAATTATTATCAAGCGCTAAATATACGTTTGCTAATGTTTGCGCTTCAATCCCTTGCGCTGCATCAACAACAAGAATCGCCCCTTCACAAGCCGCTAAACTACGAGATACTTCGTACGTAAAATCGACGTGCCCTGGTGTATCGATTAAGTGAAGGATATACTCTTCACCGTCTTTTGCTTTATACGTTAATTGTACTGCATTTAATTTAATTGTAATACCGCGCTCACGCTCTAAATCCATAGAGTCAAGCAATTGAGCCTTCATTTCGCGTTGTGTTAACGCATTTGTTTTCTCCAAAATACGGTCTGCCAACGTTGATTTCCCGTGGTCAATGTGAGCAATGATGGAGAAGTTACGAATTTTGGACTGTCTTTTTGCTCTTTCTTCTTTATTCATCTATGTTCTCAACTCCTAATAGTCTCGCCAATATACACTAGCACTGATTATATCAATAGAGCAGCAAAGATTCAATGAAAAGTCGTGCTGCTTATAAGACAAATCATTCTATCTATATCTTATGCGAACAAACCATAAGAGACAAACCTTTTTCAAATTAAAGAACGGGTATCTCACAAAATGATAAGACGACCGTTCTACCCACTACTCCTAGCTAAAAATTTCTCTTATCTTCCCAATAACGATATCCGTTCCAAACTTCGTAATATTTCGGGTGAGATTTGCAATCCCTATTCCCAAACCTTCTACAGCGTTAAAACTTCTGAGGTTTTCTAACTGTTTTTGTTTTTCCACAGCTGAAAATGCTTCTCCTAAAATCTTCACTTCAGCTACCGAACTTCCTGTTCCTGTCATATAAGCAATTTGTTCATATGATGGTTGACGATATCCCTTCATGCTCTTTAAACCATGATTAGCAATTCCTATACCAATTAACATCACAAACAAACATAGCATCACAAAACTTATACACTGAAGTGCAAATCGACTCAACTATTCTCGCCTCTTCTCATCAATGCGTATAGGCCCCTGTATTATCTTGATCAATTTGATGATGTAGCGCTGCATTTAAACCACCCGCTAATACGTTTGCCATATCTTCAATAAACGTATCTACTTCCTTTGGTGTTACCATCAAATTATGACCAAGAGGAGATAACACTTCGTAAATCAACTTTCTCTTTTCTTCCTCTTCTAATGTTCCTACAGCTCCTAAAAACATGTTGCGACTCTTTTCATCTGGCATATCTTCTTCTGTTAACTTTTTCTTTTCTCCGAATGTAAAACCAGCTGGTAATAAAGAACGTGACGGTTTGTCTCCTTCTTTCATTTCACGTCCAAAATGTTTCAAAATAAAATCAATTGTATCACTCGTAATAGAAACCGCATCAACAACCGTTGGAACACCAATTGCGATAACTGGGATCCCCAAAGTTTCCTTACTCAATTCTTTCCGCTTATTCCCAACACCAGATCCAGGATGAATGCCTGTATCTGAAATTTGTATCGTACTATTCACTCGCTCAATAGAGCGTGCAGCTAATGCATCAATCGCTATAACAAAATCCGGCTTCGTCTTCTCAATAATCCCATAAATGACATCGCTCGTTTCTATCCCTGTAATACCCATTACCCCCGGACGAATGGCACTAACAGGTCTAAAACCTTCTTCTACACTCTCAGGTTGTAATTTGAACAAATGTCTCGTCACAAGCACATTTTCTACAACAATTGGACCAAGAGCATCTGGCGTTACGTTCCAATTCCCAAGACCAACAATTAAACAACTTGCCTCTTTCGAAATCCCAATTTCTTCTAATAAATAAGAAAATTCTTTCGCAAAAATACGTTCTACTTTCTGTTGCAAATCCGTATCTTGTTGGCGTATACCTTGCACTTCAAGCGTTAAATAATTCCCTGGTTTTTTCCCCATTGATTCAGATGCACTCTCATCAATGGTGACTTTCGTAATTGTAATCCCTTCTTCGTCACGCTCTTTTACGACAACACCTTGTATTCCTCTCTTTTCTTGTTGACGCTCTTGTAACATTTGGTGTGCCTCTACTGCAAGGTCAGTTCTAACGTTATATTTACTTAAGTCTAGTGGCTCTTTCATCGTATCTCCTCCGTAATTCATAGTAAATATAGTTAGATTTCCCAAAGTTATAAAAGGTCATTCTTTCCTTTACGTGAAATTTCATTGATATCGCTATTGCAATTCTCTTCTCGGTTTGATAGAATATCACTTGTTCTATGTAAGAATCGAGTCACTCGATCGCACCAGGGAGGTGAAAAGTATGGCAAACATCAAATCTGCTATCAAACGCGCTAAACTTAGCGAAGAGCGTCGTGCACATAACGCTTCTATCAAGTCTGACATGCGTTCTGCTGTTAAAACTGTAGAAGCTTTAGTTACTAATAACGATCTTGAAAATGCTAAAGAAGCTTTCAAAACTGCTTCTAAAAAACTTGACAAAGCAGCTCGTAAAGGTCTTATCCACCAAAACGCTGCAGCTCGTCAAAAATCTCGCTTAGCGAAACAAGTAAACGCGTAAGGCGTTTAAAAAACGATCCATTTGGATCGTTTTTTTATATACAAAAAGTTCACGCCATAAATGCATGAACTTTTCGTATCACATATGATTTAATCGCATTAAGAAAAATTCTAAAACAAGTTTCTTATCCATTTTCCCCGTTTTCATACTATAATCAGCTTCCGCTAATTCCAAAATAACTTTTTTCAATTCCTCGAAAGAGAAAAATTTTGTTTGATTCATCGCTAACTTTACTCGGTACGGATGAACACCGATATGCGAAGCAATTTGATTTTGTCCATATCCACGTTGTTGTAATTCTTTAACTTGATACAGTAAACGAAATTGACTAACTAATAATGCTAACAATTTAATCGGTTCCTCTTGCTGAGTAAATAAACCATCTAAAATTTGCATTGCACCTGCAATATCTTT
The DNA window shown above is from Bacillus clarus and carries:
- a CDS encoding DUF3679 domain-containing protein, coding for MSRFALQCISFVMLCLFVMLIGIGIANHGLKSMKGYRQPSYEQIAYMTGTGSSVAEVKILGEAFSAVEKQKQLENLRSFNAVEGLGIGIANLTRNITKFGTDIVIGKIREIFS
- the gpr gene encoding GPR endopeptidase — its product is MKEPLDLSKYNVRTDLAVEAHQMLQERQQEKRGIQGVVVKERDEEGITITKVTIDESASESMGKKPGNYLTLEVQGIRQQDTDLQQKVERIFAKEFSYLLEEIGISKEASCLIVGLGNWNVTPDALGPIVVENVLVTRHLFKLQPESVEEGFRPVSAIRPGVMGITGIETSDVIYGIIEKTKPDFVIAIDALAARSIERVNSTIQISDTGIHPGSGVGNKRKELSKETLGIPVIAIGVPTVVDAVSITSDTIDFILKHFGREMKEGDKPSRSLLPAGFTFGEKKKLTEEDMPDEKSRNMFLGAVGTLEEEEKRKLIYEVLSPLGHNLMVTPKEVDTFIEDMANVLAGGLNAALHHQIDQDNTGAYTH
- the rpsT gene encoding 30S ribosomal protein S20, whose protein sequence is MANIKSAIKRAKLSEERRAHNASIKSDMRSAVKTVEALVTNNDLENAKEAFKTASKKLDKAARKGLIHQNAAARQKSRLAKQVNA